A stretch of Pseudomonas sp. LRP2-20 DNA encodes these proteins:
- the desA gene encoding delta-9 fatty acid desaturase DesA → MWYNGLLDLSAWQLVGVTLLMTHVTIVSVTIYLHRYSAHRALELNAALKHFFRFWLWLTTAQNTREWTAVHRKHHAKCETPDDPHSPVYKGLGTVLRKGAELYREEARNLETLRIYGKNCPEDWIERNLYSRYKLGGIVLMAVIDLLLFGTIGITIWAVQMMWIPFWAAGVVNGLGHAVGYRNFECRDAATNLVPWGIVIGGEELHNNHHTYPNSAKLSVKRWEFDMGWAWIRLFCLLRLAKVQRVAPIAHRVEGKASLDMDTAMAILNNRFQIMAQYRKLVIGPLVKQELAKVDASVRHRFRRAKRLLSRETSLLEDRHHVRIESMLAHSHALKTIYEKRLALQQIWARTSANGHDMLAAMKDWVHEAEASGIHALRDFAAQLKTYSLRPTGA, encoded by the coding sequence ATGTGGTACAACGGTCTGCTCGACTTGTCGGCCTGGCAACTGGTGGGCGTCACCCTGCTGATGACCCACGTGACCATCGTCAGCGTCACCATTTACCTGCATCGCTACTCCGCCCATCGCGCCCTGGAACTCAATGCCGCGCTCAAGCACTTTTTCCGCTTCTGGCTGTGGCTGACCACGGCACAGAACACCCGCGAATGGACGGCCGTGCACCGCAAGCACCACGCCAAGTGCGAAACCCCGGACGACCCGCACAGCCCGGTGTACAAAGGGTTGGGCACGGTGCTGCGCAAAGGCGCCGAACTCTACCGCGAAGAGGCACGCAACCTCGAGACCCTGCGCATCTACGGCAAGAACTGCCCTGAGGACTGGATCGAGCGCAACCTCTACTCACGCTACAAGCTCGGCGGCATCGTGCTGATGGCGGTCATCGACCTGCTGCTGTTCGGCACCATTGGCATCACCATCTGGGCGGTGCAGATGATGTGGATTCCATTCTGGGCCGCCGGCGTGGTCAATGGCCTGGGTCACGCGGTGGGCTACCGCAATTTCGAATGCCGCGACGCCGCCACCAACCTGGTGCCGTGGGGTATCGTCATCGGTGGCGAAGAGCTGCACAACAACCACCACACCTACCCCAACTCGGCCAAGCTCTCGGTCAAACGCTGGGAGTTCGACATGGGCTGGGCGTGGATCCGCCTGTTCTGCCTGCTGCGCCTGGCCAAGGTGCAGCGTGTGGCCCCCATCGCCCACCGCGTCGAAGGCAAGGCCAGCCTGGACATGGACACGGCCATGGCCATCCTCAACAACCGTTTCCAGATCATGGCCCAGTACCGCAAGCTGGTGATCGGCCCGCTGGTCAAGCAGGAGCTGGCCAAGGTCGATGCTTCGGTACGTCACCGCTTCCGCCGTGCCAAGCGCCTGCTATCGCGGGAGACCAGCCTGCTGGAAGACCGCCACCACGTGCGCATCGAGAGCATGCTTGCCCACAGCCATGCACTGAAGACCATCTACGAGAAGCGCCTGGCCCTGCAACAGATCTGGGCCCGCACCAGCGCCAACGGCCACGACATGCTGGCAGCCATGAAGGACTGGGTACACGAGGCCGAGGCCAGCGGCATCCATGCCCTGCGCGACTTCGCAGCACAGCTGAAAACCTATTCGCTGCGCCCCACTGGCGCCTGA
- the gabT gene encoding 4-aminobutyrate--2-oxoglutarate transaminase: MSKTNESLMQRRVAAVPRGVGQIHPIFVESAKNSTVIDVEGRELIDFAGGIAVLNTGHLHPKVVAAVQEQLTKVSHTCFQVLAYEPYVELCEKINKLVPGDFAKKTLLVSTGSEAVENAVKIARAATGRAGVIAFTGGYHGRTMMTLGLTGKVVPYSAGMGLMPGGIFRALFPSELHGVSVDDAIASVERIFKNDAESRDIAAIILEPVQGEGGFLPAPKELMKRLRELCDKHGILLIADEVQTGAGRTGTFFAMEQMGVAPDLTTFAKSIAGGFPLAGVCGKAEIMDAIAPGGLGGTYAGSPIACAAALAVIQVFEEEKLLDRSKAVGERLTTGLREIQKKHPIIGDVRGLGSMIAVEVFEKGTHTPDAAAVAQVVAKARDKGLILLSCGTYGNVLRILVPLTAEDALLDKGLAIIEECFAELA; the protein is encoded by the coding sequence ATGAGCAAGACCAACGAATCCTTGATGCAACGTCGTGTAGCCGCCGTCCCACGTGGCGTCGGCCAGATTCACCCGATCTTCGTCGAATCGGCGAAGAACTCGACGGTGATCGACGTTGAAGGCCGCGAACTGATCGACTTCGCCGGCGGCATCGCAGTACTGAACACTGGCCACCTGCACCCGAAAGTGGTTGCAGCTGTGCAAGAGCAGCTGACCAAAGTCAGCCACACCTGCTTCCAGGTGCTGGCCTACGAGCCTTACGTCGAGCTGTGCGAAAAGATCAACAAGCTGGTCCCAGGTGACTTCGCCAAGAAGACCCTGCTGGTTTCCACTGGCTCCGAAGCGGTTGAAAACGCCGTCAAGATCGCCCGCGCCGCCACTGGCCGCGCTGGCGTGATCGCCTTCACCGGCGGTTACCACGGCCGTACCATGATGACCCTGGGCCTGACCGGCAAGGTCGTGCCGTACTCCGCTGGCATGGGCCTGATGCCAGGCGGCATCTTCCGCGCCCTGTTCCCGAGCGAACTGCATGGTGTGAGCGTTGACGACGCCATCGCTTCGGTCGAGCGCATCTTCAAGAACGACGCCGAGTCGCGCGACATCGCCGCGATCATCCTCGAGCCAGTACAAGGCGAAGGCGGCTTCCTGCCAGCGCCGAAAGAGCTGATGAAGCGCCTGCGCGAGCTGTGCGACAAGCACGGCATCCTGTTGATCGCCGACGAAGTGCAGACCGGCGCTGGCCGTACTGGCACCTTCTTCGCCATGGAACAGATGGGCGTTGCGCCTGACCTGACCACCTTCGCCAAGTCCATCGCTGGCGGCTTCCCGCTGGCCGGTGTGTGCGGCAAGGCCGAGATCATGGACGCCATCGCTCCGGGCGGCTTGGGCGGCACCTACGCCGGTTCGCCGATTGCCTGCGCTGCGGCCCTGGCCGTTATCCAGGTGTTCGAGGAAGAGAAACTGCTGGATCGCAGCAAGGCTGTCGGTGAGCGCCTGACCACTGGCCTGCGCGAAATCCAGAAGAAGCACCCGATCATCGGCGACGTCCGTGGTCTGGGCTCGATGATCGCTGTGGAAGTCTTCGAAAAAGGCACCCACACCCCTGACGCTGCTGCCGTTGCCCAGGTTGTGGCCAAGGCGCGCGACAAGGGTCTGATCCTGCTGTCCTGCGGCACCTACGGCAACGTCCTGCGTATCCTGGTTCCGCTGACCGCCGAAGACGCGTTGCTGGACAAAGGTCTGGCGATCATCGAAGAGTGCTTCGCTGAACTCGCCTGA
- the gabD gene encoding NADP-dependent succinate-semialdehyde dehydrogenase, with protein sequence MQLKDAQLFRQQAFINGEWLDADSGQTINVTNPATGEVIGTVPKMGTAETRRAIEAADKALPAWRALTAKERSNKLRRWFELMIENQDDLARLMTTEQGKPLAEAKGEIAYAASFIEWFAEEAKRVYGDTIPGHQPDKRLIVIKQPIGVTAAITPWNFPAAMITRKAGPALAAGCTMVLKPASQTPYSALALVELATRAGIPAGVLSVVTGSAGEVGGELTGNSLVRKLSFTGSTEIGRQLMEECAKDIKKVSLELGGNAPFIVFDDADLDKAVEGAIISKYRNNGQTCVCANRIYVQDGVYDAFAQKLAAAVAKLKIGNGLEEGTTTGPLIDGKAVAKVQEHIDDAVGKGAKVLSGGKVIEGNFFEPTILVDVPKTAAVAKEETFGPLAPLFRFKDEAEVIAMSNDTEFGLASYFYARDMSRVFRVAEALEYGMVGINTGLISNEVAPFGGIKASGLGREGSKYGIEDYLEIKYLCISV encoded by the coding sequence ATGCAGCTCAAAGACGCTCAGTTGTTCCGCCAGCAAGCCTTCATCAACGGTGAGTGGCTGGATGCGGACAGCGGCCAGACCATCAATGTGACCAACCCGGCCACGGGTGAAGTCATCGGTACCGTGCCGAAGATGGGCACCGCGGAAACCCGCCGCGCCATCGAAGCTGCCGACAAGGCCCTGCCGGCCTGGCGCGCACTGACCGCCAAGGAGCGTTCGAACAAGCTGCGTCGCTGGTTCGAACTGATGATCGAGAACCAGGACGACCTGGCTCGCCTGATGACCACCGAACAAGGCAAGCCACTGGCCGAAGCCAAGGGCGAAATCGCCTACGCCGCCTCGTTCATCGAGTGGTTCGCCGAAGAAGCCAAGCGCGTCTACGGTGACACCATCCCGGGTCACCAGCCAGACAAGCGCCTGATCGTCATCAAGCAGCCAATCGGCGTTACCGCGGCCATCACCCCGTGGAACTTCCCGGCCGCGATGATCACCCGTAAAGCCGGCCCGGCCCTGGCCGCTGGCTGCACCATGGTGCTCAAGCCCGCTTCGCAGACCCCTTACTCCGCCCTGGCCCTGGTCGAGCTGGCCACCCGCGCCGGCATCCCGGCTGGTGTGCTGAGCGTCGTTACCGGCAGCGCTGGCGAAGTCGGCGGCGAGCTGACCGGCAACTCCCTGGTACGCAAGCTGTCCTTCACCGGCTCGACCGAAATCGGTCGCCAGCTGATGGAAGAATGCGCCAAGGACATCAAGAAGGTTTCCCTGGAGCTGGGTGGCAACGCCCCGTTCATCGTGTTCGACGACGCCGACCTGGACAAGGCGGTCGAGGGCGCGATCATCTCCAAGTACCGCAACAACGGCCAGACCTGCGTCTGCGCCAACCGTATCTACGTGCAGGACGGCGTCTACGACGCGTTCGCCCAGAAGCTGGCCGCTGCAGTTGCCAAGCTGAAGATCGGTAACGGCCTGGAAGAAGGCACCACCACTGGCCCGCTGATCGACGGCAAGGCTGTCGCCAAGGTCCAAGAGCACATCGACGATGCCGTTGGCAAAGGCGCCAAGGTGCTGTCCGGTGGCAAGGTCATCGAAGGCAACTTCTTCGAGCCGACCATTCTGGTCGACGTGCCGAAAACCGCTGCTGTGGCCAAGGAAGAGACCTTCGGCCCACTGGCGCCACTGTTCCGCTTCAAAGACGAAGCCGAAGTCATCGCCATGTCCAACGACACCGAATTCGGCCTGGCCTCGTACTTCTACGCCCGTGACATGAGCCGTGTGTTCCGTGTCGCCGAGGCCCTGGAATACGGCATGGTGGGTATCAACACCGGCCTGATCTCCAACGAAGTCGCGCCATTCGGCGGCATCAAGGCTTCGGGCCTGGGCCGCGAAGGCTCCAAGTACGGTATCGAGGACTACCTCGAAATCAAATACCTGTGCATCAGCGTCTGA
- a CDS encoding GGDEF domain-containing protein, with translation MAKNPPSSFSGTPPPAAAQTLLALLHAQGEVARLSEREQLYSSLLDSVNAVLWAFDWETRQVLYVSPAYERIFGRSASLVLADYNEWRDSIYPDDLEFAERSLAQVLLKGAVEDREYRILNASGQVRWLSDKCYINQQSDGDRVIIVGIAEDITEKKQLEGELQRLATTDVLTQSSNRRHFFECAQQAFDSAREDGTPLAFLLLDIDDFKRINDSYGHQEGDQVLQRIADSGKAVLRRGDLFGRIGGEEFAAVFPGCNAQVAEQIAERLQREIQRQGFSHGDETYSVTVSQGLTVLTDEDESLDSLFARADAAMYRAKRQGKNQIVRG, from the coding sequence ATGGCCAAGAACCCTCCTTCGTCGTTTTCAGGTACCCCGCCTCCCGCAGCCGCTCAAACCTTGCTAGCCCTGCTCCACGCCCAGGGCGAGGTCGCTCGCCTGAGTGAGCGCGAACAGCTCTACAGCTCGCTGCTCGACAGCGTCAACGCCGTGCTCTGGGCCTTCGACTGGGAAACTCGCCAGGTGCTCTACGTCAGCCCCGCCTACGAACGCATCTTCGGTCGCTCGGCCAGCCTGGTGCTGGCCGACTACAACGAATGGCGTGACAGCATCTACCCCGACGATCTGGAATTCGCCGAACGCAGCCTGGCCCAGGTATTGCTCAAGGGTGCAGTGGAAGACCGCGAATACCGAATTCTCAACGCCAGCGGCCAAGTGCGCTGGCTCAGCGACAAGTGCTACATCAACCAGCAGAGCGACGGCGACCGGGTGATCATCGTCGGCATCGCCGAAGACATCACTGAAAAGAAGCAGCTCGAAGGCGAACTGCAGCGACTGGCCACCACCGACGTGCTGACTCAGAGCAGCAACCGCCGGCACTTCTTCGAATGTGCCCAGCAGGCCTTCGACAGTGCCCGTGAAGACGGCACGCCGCTGGCCTTCCTGCTGCTGGACATCGACGACTTCAAGCGCATCAACGACAGCTACGGACACCAGGAAGGCGACCAGGTGCTGCAACGCATCGCCGACAGCGGCAAGGCCGTATTACGCCGCGGCGACCTGTTCGGGCGTATCGGTGGCGAGGAGTTCGCGGCAGTATTCCCGGGCTGCAATGCACAAGTGGCCGAGCAGATTGCCGAACGCCTGCAGCGGGAGATTCAGCGGCAGGGCTTCAGCCATGGCGATGAGACGTACAGTGTTACGGTGAGCCAGGGGCTGACCGTGCTGACGGACGAAGACGAGTCCCTGGACAGCTTGTTCGCCCGTGCCGATGCGGCGATGTACCGGGCCAAGCGGCAGGGCAAGAACCAGATAGTGCGAGGCTGA
- a CDS encoding methionine ABC transporter ATP-binding protein, which yields MSQANALRAPTAQPSPPTAREQALRPEVNQAHVRFIGLGKTYPGQQQPALQGIDLNIRRGEIFGIIGRSGAGKSSLLRTINRLEQPSQGRVLIDQVDIAPFDEDRLVALRRRIGMIFQHFNLMSAKTVWQNVELPLKVAGVAKAERQRKVRELLELVGLQEKHHVYPAQLSGGQKQRVGIARALVHDPEILLCDEATSALDPETTASILELLRDINQRLGLTVVLITHEMAVIRDICQRVVVLERGAVVEQGDVWRVFGSPRHEVTRTLLAPLQTKLPAALQANLRASPVGRDSAVVLKLTLLGEPALSDLFAELGGRVRLLQGGVETIGEHALGQLILSIQGSPHDTHQLLERARRWAEDVEVLGHVA from the coding sequence ATGAGCCAGGCCAACGCGCTCAGGGCGCCCACCGCACAACCATCGCCGCCAACGGCCAGGGAGCAGGCCCTGCGCCCGGAGGTCAACCAAGCCCATGTCCGTTTCATCGGGCTGGGCAAGACCTACCCTGGCCAGCAGCAACCCGCGCTGCAAGGCATCGATCTGAACATCCGCCGTGGCGAGATCTTCGGCATCATCGGCCGCAGCGGCGCAGGCAAGTCGTCACTGCTGCGCACCATCAACCGCCTCGAGCAGCCGAGCCAGGGCCGTGTGCTGATCGACCAGGTCGACATCGCGCCGTTCGACGAGGACCGCCTGGTGGCGCTGCGCCGGCGCATCGGCATGATCTTCCAGCACTTCAACCTGATGTCGGCCAAGACCGTGTGGCAGAACGTCGAGCTGCCGCTGAAGGTGGCGGGCGTGGCCAAGGCCGAGCGCCAGCGCAAGGTCCGCGAGCTGCTGGAACTGGTCGGCCTGCAGGAAAAGCATCACGTCTACCCGGCCCAGCTGTCCGGCGGCCAGAAGCAGCGGGTCGGCATCGCCCGGGCGCTGGTGCATGACCCAGAGATCCTGCTGTGCGACGAAGCCACCTCGGCGCTGGACCCCGAGACCACGGCTTCGATCCTGGAACTGCTGCGCGACATCAACCAGCGCCTGGGCCTGACCGTGGTGCTGATCACCCACGAAATGGCGGTGATCCGCGACATCTGCCAGCGCGTGGTGGTGCTGGAACGTGGTGCGGTGGTCGAACAGGGCGATGTCTGGCGCGTGTTCGGCAGCCCACGCCATGAGGTCACCCGCACCCTGCTCGCACCGTTGCAGACCAAGCTGCCTGCGGCTTTGCAGGCCAACCTGCGGGCCAGCCCGGTGGGCCGTGACAGCGCAGTGGTGCTCAAACTGACCCTGCTCGGCGAGCCGGCGCTGTCCGACCTGTTCGCTGAGTTGGGCGGGCGCGTGCGCCTGCTCCAGGGTGGCGTGGAAACCATCGGCGAGCATGCTCTGGGGCAGCTGATCCTGTCGATACAGGGCTCGCCGCACGATACGCATCAATTGCTCGAACGCGCCCGCCGCTGGGCCGAAGACGTGGAGGTACTGGGCCATGTGGCTTGA
- a CDS encoding response regulator, with translation MSAADPTPPCVLIAEGDPWVREMLSEMLLSVRCDARLQVCADGTEALTALASKPDLIIAARELAGFDGLDLLRKVRTKGPGLPFILMSNRSDSASVREALPLHPTAYLSKPLNLEKLRKSLEELLLAVGEQIACPVPPLQPGANLPAYLEQRRATADGGPLFADVQVAIKRALNPQGLNLKVLEEEVRDDPQITAVLIAAANSASLHRDAPVQTLMQALNKLGSTQSMNLILGLTLKRSARLSDPLLTQHATHYWNLSLHTAEYARSLARMLELDQERCYCAGLLHCLGDLAVLRCLQEWRLAGGELDEDRVQLSLNEFGAAFGSALRTRWRLPLSLRELIAAIYQLGGGVYSREILALNLAGQLARLPAAQGLEKVAGSKTARLLKVGLPELSRLRKVENPEVKPQGEEPPAAEEPAST, from the coding sequence ATGAGTGCTGCAGACCCCACGCCGCCGTGTGTATTGATTGCCGAAGGCGACCCCTGGGTGCGCGAAATGTTGAGCGAAATGTTGCTCAGCGTGCGTTGTGACGCCCGCTTGCAGGTCTGTGCCGACGGCACTGAAGCGCTGACGGCGCTGGCCAGCAAGCCTGACCTGATCATCGCTGCCCGCGAACTGGCTGGCTTCGATGGCCTCGACCTGCTGCGCAAGGTGCGCACCAAGGGCCCGGGGCTGCCGTTCATTCTCATGAGCAACCGCAGCGATAGCGCCAGCGTGCGCGAAGCGTTGCCGCTGCACCCCACGGCATACCTGAGCAAGCCGCTGAACCTGGAGAAGCTGCGCAAGAGCCTGGAAGAGCTGCTGCTGGCCGTGGGCGAGCAGATCGCCTGCCCGGTACCGCCGTTGCAGCCCGGCGCCAACCTGCCGGCCTACCTCGAACAACGCCGCGCCACCGCCGATGGCGGGCCACTGTTCGCCGACGTGCAGGTGGCGATCAAGCGCGCACTCAACCCGCAGGGCCTGAACCTCAAGGTGCTGGAAGAAGAAGTGCGCGACGACCCGCAGATCACGGCGGTGCTCATCGCCGCTGCCAACAGTGCCAGCCTGCACCGTGACGCACCGGTGCAGACCCTGATGCAGGCGCTGAACAAGCTCGGCAGCACCCAGAGCATGAACCTGATCCTCGGCCTCACCCTCAAGCGCAGTGCGCGCCTGAGCGACCCGCTGCTGACGCAACATGCCACGCATTACTGGAACCTGTCGCTGCATACGGCCGAATACGCCCGCTCGCTGGCACGCATGCTCGAGCTGGATCAGGAGCGCTGCTACTGCGCCGGCCTGCTGCATTGCCTGGGCGACCTGGCGGTGTTGCGCTGTCTGCAGGAGTGGCGCCTGGCCGGTGGTGAACTCGATGAGGACCGGGTGCAGTTGTCGCTCAACGAGTTCGGCGCGGCATTCGGCTCGGCGTTGCGTACCCGCTGGCGTTTGCCGCTGAGCCTGCGCGAGCTGATCGCGGCGATCTACCAGCTGGGGGGTGGGGTGTATTCGCGGGAGATCCTGGCCTTGAACCTGGCCGGGCAACTGGCGCGCTTGCCGGCGGCTCAGGGGTTGGAGAAAGTGGCTGGCAGCAAGACCGCGCGCTTGCTGAAGGTTGGGCTGCCTGAGCTCAGCCGGTTGCGCAAGGTGGAGAACCCTGAGGTGAAACCGCAGGGTGAGGAACCACCTGCTGCTGAAGAGCCAGCTTCGACTTGA
- a CDS encoding methionine ABC transporter permease encodes MWLDRLLEGLLDTLLMVGVSSLIALLVGVPMAVLLVTSDKGGIFEAPLLNRVLGAFVNLFRSIPFLILMVALIPFTRLVVGTTYGVWAAVVPLTIAATPFFARIAEVSLREVDHGLVEAAQAMGCRRWHIVWHVLLPEALPGIVGGFTITLVTLINSSAMAGAIGAGGLGDIAYRYGYQRFDSQIMLTVIAMLVALVALIQLGGDRLAKGLNKR; translated from the coding sequence ATGTGGCTTGATCGCTTGCTCGAAGGCCTGCTCGACACCCTGCTGATGGTGGGCGTGTCTTCTTTGATCGCGCTGCTGGTGGGTGTGCCGATGGCAGTGCTGCTGGTCACCAGCGACAAAGGCGGCATCTTCGAGGCACCGTTGCTGAACCGGGTGCTGGGTGCCTTCGTCAACCTGTTCCGCTCGATCCCGTTCCTGATCCTGATGGTCGCGCTGATCCCCTTCACCCGGCTGGTGGTGGGTACCACCTATGGCGTTTGGGCCGCCGTGGTGCCGCTGACCATTGCGGCCACGCCGTTCTTCGCGCGGATTGCCGAAGTCAGCCTGCGCGAGGTCGACCATGGCCTGGTGGAAGCAGCGCAGGCCATGGGCTGCCGGCGTTGGCACATCGTCTGGCATGTCCTGCTGCCCGAGGCACTGCCGGGGATCGTCGGTGGGTTCACCATTACCTTGGTGACGCTGATCAACTCGTCAGCGATGGCCGGAGCGATTGGCGCGGGGGGGCTGGGGGATATTGCCTATCGGTATGGGTATCAGCGCTTCGACAGCCAGATCATGTTGACCGTGATTGCCATGCTGGTGGCCTTGGTGGCGTTGATCCAGCTGGGTGGGGACCGGTTGGCGAAAGGCTTGAACAAGCGTTGA
- a CDS encoding MetQ/NlpA family ABC transporter substrate-binding protein has protein sequence MLEKLIRPVAAIAITLGLTTSAFAAEPLKIGTTAAFAIPLEAAVAEAHKQGLEVKLIEFSDWIAPNVSLNSGDIDVNYFQHIPFLENAKAAAGFNLVPYAPGIINNVGLYSKKYKRFAELPEGASVAIANDPINSGRGLQLLAKAGLITLKPGVGYKATEDDIVANPKKLKILQVEAVQLVRAYDDADLVQGYPAYIRLANSFDATSALLFDGLENKEYVIQFVIRPQSKDDPRLAKFVDIYQHSPAVRAALNKAHGSLYQAGWEG, from the coding sequence CCTCGGCCTGACCACCAGCGCGTTCGCGGCCGAACCACTGAAGATCGGTACCACGGCCGCCTTCGCCATTCCCTTGGAAGCAGCGGTGGCAGAAGCCCACAAACAAGGCCTGGAAGTGAAGCTGATCGAGTTCAGCGACTGGATCGCGCCGAATGTCAGCCTCAACAGCGGCGACATCGACGTGAACTACTTCCAGCACATCCCCTTCCTGGAGAACGCCAAGGCTGCAGCCGGCTTCAACCTGGTGCCCTACGCCCCAGGCATCATCAACAACGTCGGCCTGTACTCGAAAAAGTACAAGCGTTTTGCCGAACTGCCCGAGGGCGCCAGCGTGGCGATCGCCAACGACCCGATCAACAGCGGCCGTGGCCTGCAGTTGCTGGCCAAGGCTGGCTTGATCACGCTCAAGCCGGGTGTCGGCTACAAGGCCACCGAAGACGATATCGTCGCCAACCCGAAGAAGCTGAAGATCCTGCAGGTCGAAGCGGTGCAACTGGTGCGCGCCTACGACGACGCCGATCTGGTTCAGGGCTACCCAGCCTATATCCGCCTGGCCAACAGTTTCGATGCCACTTCGGCGCTGCTGTTCGATGGCCTGGAAAACAAGGAATACGTGATCCAGTTCGTCATCCGCCCACAAAGCAAGGACGACCCGCGCCTGGCCAAGTTCGTCGATATCTACCAGCACTCGCCGGCCGTGCGCGCGGCGCTGAACAAGGCCCATGGCAGCCTGTACCAGGCCGGTTGGGAAGGCTGA
- the dibA gene encoding phosphodiesterase DibA: MSVSVRDALRMAALYVVLSFLWLVLAEVVLRSMSDDPLALTVGRQINVVVWVLVSALLIFVSRARLLNFIGIGARLRSEDRERLRMAAAVFDSTLEGVLVTDRQGLIVHVNRAFMRITGYQQEEVLGQRPSKFKSGRHGVPFYQQIYAALADKGEWSGEIWNRRKSGEIYPQWQTICAIRDDSGELSHYVAVFSDISAIKHTEQELAYLAHHDPLTGLPNRLLFNDRAEQALAAAQANKRGCALLLLDLDHFQSINDGLGHTIGDQLLKLVGERLRDTVGNNVTLARLGGDEFGVLAENCQQVGQAGKLAQGIIERMREPFEFDGHRLFISASVGISLFPNDALSAEQLLRNADSALFKAKGNGRACYALYTEELTAHAQHRVETASELRRALAKDELRVFFQPVHDLFTAQMVGVEALVRWQHPERGLVPPGEFIPIAERTGLIAEIDAWVLREACRQMVRWQEDGRMLAFVAVNISSRLFGQRELYRQVADVLHETGLDPALLELEVTESAVMEDPEVALEQLHRLRELGLNLAIDDFGTGYSSLLRLKRLPVQKLKIDQGFVAGLPLDDDDIAIVRVIIALARSMGMQVHAEGIEQAEQARFLLEQQCQLGQGYWFGRPVPAGDLHWG; encoded by the coding sequence ATGTCTGTTTCCGTTCGCGACGCCTTGCGCATGGCCGCGCTGTATGTGGTGCTCTCGTTCCTCTGGCTGGTGCTGGCCGAGGTGGTCCTGCGCAGTATGTCTGACGACCCCCTGGCGTTGACCGTGGGCCGGCAGATCAACGTGGTGGTGTGGGTATTGGTCAGTGCCCTGCTGATCTTTGTGTCCCGTGCCCGCCTGCTCAACTTCATCGGTATCGGCGCGCGCCTGCGCAGCGAGGACCGCGAGCGCCTGCGCATGGCCGCTGCGGTGTTCGACAGCACCCTGGAAGGTGTCTTGGTGACTGACCGCCAAGGCCTGATCGTGCACGTCAACCGCGCCTTCATGCGCATCACCGGCTACCAGCAGGAAGAAGTGCTGGGCCAGCGCCCCAGCAAGTTCAAGTCGGGGCGCCACGGCGTGCCGTTCTACCAGCAGATCTATGCTGCTTTGGCCGACAAGGGTGAGTGGAGCGGCGAGATCTGGAACCGGCGTAAAAGCGGTGAAATCTATCCGCAATGGCAAACGATTTGCGCGATTCGCGATGACAGCGGTGAGCTGAGCCATTACGTGGCGGTGTTCAGCGACATCAGTGCGATCAAGCATACCGAGCAGGAACTGGCGTACCTGGCCCACCATGACCCGCTCACCGGCCTGCCCAACCGGCTGTTGTTCAACGATCGCGCCGAGCAGGCGCTGGCTGCGGCGCAGGCCAACAAGCGCGGCTGTGCCTTGCTGCTGCTCGACCTCGATCACTTTCAGAGCATCAACGATGGCCTTGGCCACACCATCGGCGACCAGTTGCTCAAGCTGGTCGGCGAACGCCTGCGTGACACCGTGGGCAACAACGTGACCCTGGCGCGCCTGGGCGGTGACGAGTTCGGCGTGCTGGCCGAGAACTGCCAGCAGGTTGGCCAGGCTGGCAAGCTGGCGCAGGGCATCATCGAGCGCATGCGCGAGCCCTTCGAGTTCGATGGCCACCGCCTGTTCATCAGTGCCAGTGTCGGGATCAGCCTGTTCCCCAATGACGCCCTGAGCGCCGAGCAACTGTTGCGCAATGCCGATTCGGCGCTGTTCAAGGCCAAGGGCAATGGCCGTGCCTGCTACGCGCTGTACACCGAGGAACTGACCGCCCACGCCCAGCACCGGGTGGAAACCGCCAGCGAGTTGCGCCGGGCGCTGGCCAAGGATGAGCTACGGGTGTTCTTTCAGCCCGTGCATGACCTGTTCACGGCGCAGATGGTCGGCGTCGAGGCGCTGGTCCGTTGGCAACACCCGGAGCGCGGGCTGGTGCCACCGGGCGAATTCATCCCGATCGCCGAGCGCACCGGGCTGATTGCCGAGATCGATGCCTGGGTGTTGCGTGAGGCCTGTCGGCAGATGGTCCGCTGGCAGGAGGATGGGCGCATGCTGGCGTTCGTTGCGGTCAACATCTCCAGCCGCCTGTTCGGCCAGCGTGAGTTGTATCGGCAGGTGGCCGATGTGCTGCACGAAACTGGCCTGGACCCGGCGTTGCTGGAGCTTGAAGTGACCGAGAGTGCGGTCATGGAAGACCCGGAGGTGGCGCTGGAGCAGCTGCATCGCCTGCGTGAGCTGGGGTTGAACCTGGCCATCGATGATTTTGGCACGGGATACTCCTCGCTGCTGCGGCTCAAGCGCCTGCCGGTGCAGAAGCTGAAGATCGACCAGGGTTTCGTGGCCGGTTTGCCGCTGGATGATGATGATATCGCGATAGTCCGGGTGATCATTGCCCTGGCGCGGAGCATGGGCATGCAGGTGCATGCCGAGGGCATCGAACAGGCTGAGCAGGCGCGGTTCCTGCTGGAGCAGCAGTGCCAGCTGGGGCAGGGGTACTGGTTCGGGCGGCCGGTGCCGGCTGGGGATCTGCACTGGGGCTGA